In a single window of the Rhodamnia argentea isolate NSW1041297 chromosome 2, ASM2092103v1, whole genome shotgun sequence genome:
- the LOC115727374 gene encoding inositol-pentakisphosphate 2-kinase-like — MDLILEEKDAADWVYRGEGAANIVLAYTGTTPTLVGKVLRIQKAPENETHCSNGSLSFSKHELLLWKDFEELVQSPTKEIAAQQYAQHVISPLLGSKHVDAGIRVLVSREFLEEIERNIKSHRPDWRIDAAMVDTLKQSALLISDHSLFPHGIFKGNVSISVEIKPKCGFLPFSKYIARQNAIKRSTTRFKMHQVLKFRQQQIPNLSKYDPLDLFSGSKERIHEALKALCNNPQNNFRVFLDGSLILGGFGGVADNSTSATAEALEGVLKYVIEADDGLRMTSFLELLTETVFKSGVLDRLLDVQKLDNYDVEGAIHAYYNFISQPCSVCGGLGEDEVSPRATFLHALPPNESLEIVKNFLIATTAKDCSLMFCFRRREDGGSDSSYDMVYLESTNQVFDYKVHFIDLDLKPLEKMEHYYELDKKIVSAYTEALQNGQGTENDHTVKLYESTQ; from the exons ATGGACCTGATTCTGGAGGAAAAGGATGCAGCTGATTGGGTTTACCGAGGTGAAGGAGCTGCGAACATCGTCCTCGCTTACACTGGAACCACTCCAACACTC GTCGGAAAAGTTTTGCGGATACAAAAGGCTCCTGAAAATGAAACACACTGCTccaatggttccttgagcttttCCAAGCACGAACTTCTCTTGTGGAAAGATTTTGAAGAACTCGTACAGTCCCCAACAAAAGAAATTGCGGCCCAACAATATGCACAACATGTGATTAGCCCGTTATTAGGTTCAAAACATGTAGATGCTGGG ATTCGGGTCCTTGTATCTAGGGAATTTCTTGAGGAAATTGAGAGAAATATTAAGAGTCATCGTCCTGATTGGCGAATCGATGCTGCCATGGTTGATACACTTAAACAATCTGCACTCCTAATTTCTGACCATTCCCTTTTTCCTCATG GTATCTTCAAAGGCAATGTCAGCATATCTGTAGAGATAAAG CCCAAATGTGGATTTCTACCATTCTCCAAATACATTGCCAGGCAGAATGCAATCAAGAGGAGCACTACTCGTTTTAAAATGCACCAAGTCCTGAAGTTCCGTCAACAACAG ATACCAAATCTAAGTAAATATGATCCGTTGGATCTGTTCTCTGGATCCAAGGAAAGAATACATGAAGCTTTGAAAGCTTTGTGCAACAACCCGCAGAACAATTTCCGTGTGTTCCTGGATGGTTCTCTCATTTTGGGTGGGTTCGGTGGTGTTGCAGACAATTCTACTTCCGCAACTGCTGAAGCACTTGAAGGTGTACTTAAATATGTCATCGAGGCAGATGATGGTTTACGAATGACAAGTTTTCTTGAGCTTCTCACCGAGACAGTTTTTAAATCTGGAGTATTGGACCGTCTTCTTGATGTTCAGAAGCTTGATAATTATGATGTAGAAGGAGCAATTCATGCATATTATAATTTTATATCTCAACCTTGTTCGGTATGTGGAGGGTTGGGTGAAGACGAGGTGTCACCCAGAGCTACCTTTTTGCATGCCCTCCCTCCCAACGAGAGCTTGGAGATTGTGAAAAATTTTTTGATAGCTACAACTGCTAAAGATTGCAGTTTGATGTTTTGTTTCAGACGAAGAGAAGATGGTGGTTCAGATTCTTCATATGACATGGTTTACCTAGAGTCAACTAACCAAGTGTTTGATTATAAG GTGCATTTCATTGACCTGGATTTGAAGCCTTTGGAGAAGATGGAGCACTACTATGAACTAGATAAGAAGATTGTGAGCGCCTACACCGAGGCCCTGCAAAATGGACAGGGAACAGAGAACGATCATACTGTCAAATTGTATGAAAGTACACAATGA
- the LOC115727373 gene encoding phosphatidylinositol/phosphatidylcholine transfer protein SFH6-like isoform X1 yields MSGSLERGYEGISDAHEEKRELKWDLESFGEERRTRMGSLKKKAINASQKFRQSLSVKRRGERKSNNSQVIYSPIEDVRDVEEQKIVDEFRQALISDGFLPPRHDNYHMLLRFLKARKFDIEKARLMWTEMIQWRKDFGTDTILEDFQFREKNEVLQYYPQTYHGVDKDGRPIYIERLGKVNPDKLMQVTTMDRYVRYHVQEFEKTVAFKFPACSVAAKKQIDSSTTILDVKGIGLKHFTKQARELIMRLQKIDSDYYPETLSRMFIINAAPGFKLLWNTVKSFLDPTTISKIHVLSDKYRSKLLEVIDASELPDFLGGGCTCADQGGCMRSDKGPWKDPCILKIVLDGRALPDRHTTMGKNINEEVASCDTLVRPLINDGTSAAAASGSEVDDIASPRAERSYVVPDVTPFTEEAKMTSNGTSVGNLSGYDESRPMIDEAVVQGSGKTDSLSGGMFTVPGIDKCGGGTYTQVHAALVACFMLVLAFFRSVAYHLTEKVSGSMSNSNRHNPESVIDPVEESHLSSTVAKHKEGNLPPSIWRRLDELEKKVGMQHERPAAIPREKEELLNAAISRIDALEAELIATKKALFESLMRQEEIIAYIDAAKYKKKCW; encoded by the exons ATGTCCGGCTCGCTCGAGCGTG GTTATGAGGGGATCTCTGATGCCCatgaggaaaagagagaactgAAGTGGGATCTCGAAAGTTTTGGAGAGGAGCGGCGGACAAGGATGGGCAGtctgaaaaagaaagcaatcaATGCGTCTCAAAAGTTCAGACAGTCTCTCTCCGTCAAGAGAAGGGGCGAGAGGAAAAGCAATAATAGCCAAGTTATATACTCCCCAATCGAGGATGTCCGGGATGTTGAGGAGCAAAAGATTGTTGATGAATTTCGACAGGCGCTGATTTCGGATGGGTTTCTACCTCCAAGACACGATAATTATCATATGCTTTTGAG ATTCCTGAAAGCAAGGAAATTTGACATCGAGAAAGCAAGACTTATGTGGACTGAAATGATTCAATGGAGGAAGGACTTTGGAACTGACACGATTTTGGAG GATTTTCAGTTCagagagaaaaatgaagttCTACAGTATTACCCTCAGACATATCATGGGGTAGATAAAGACGGAAGACCTATTTATATTGAGAGACTCGGAAAAGTCAACCCTGATAAGCTTATGCAAGTGACTACTATGGATCGCTATGTTAGATACCATGTTCAGGAGTTTGAGAAAACTGTTGCCTTTAAGTTCCCAGCTTGCTCTGTTGCTGCAAAGAAGCAAATAGACTCAAGTACAACCATTTTGGATGTTAAGGGCATC GGTCTTAAGCACTTTACAAAACAAGCACGTGAACTCATCATGCGGTTACAGAAGATTGACAGTGATTACTACCCTGAA ACGCTCTCCAGAATGTTCATCATTAACGCTGCTCCTGGTTTCAAGCTTCTCTGGAACACAGTGAAGTCTTTTCTTGATCCCACGACGATTTCAAAGATTCAT GTTCTTAGTGACAAATATCGAAGCAAATTACTTGAAGTAATTGATGCAAG TGAGTTGCCAGATTTTCTTGGCGGTGGCTGTACTTGTGCTGACCAAGGTGGCTGCATGAGATCGGACAAGGGTCCCTGGAAAGATCCCTGCATATTAAAG ATAGTGCTTGATGGCCGAGCACTACCTGACAGACATACAACAATGGGCAAGAACATTAATGAGGAGGTTGCTTCTTGTGATACCCTGGTCCGTCCCCTG ATAAATGATGGTACGTCAGCTGCAGCAGCATCAGGATCTGAGGTGGATGATATTGCTTCTCCCAGAGCAGAAAGAAGCTATGTTGTCCCAGATGTGACTCCTTTCACTGAAGAA GCAAAGATGACAAGTAACGGAACTTCTGTGGGTAACTTATCTGGATATGATGAAAGTAGGCCTATGATTGACGAGGCTGTAGTCCAGGGTTCAGGGAAGACAGACAGCCTTTCTGGAG GGATGTTTACAGTGCCTGGCATTGATAAATGTGGAGGAGGAACCTATACTCAGGTCCATGCTGCGCTAGTGGCCTGCTTTATGCTTGTCCTGGCTTTTTTCCGTTCGGTCGCATACCATTTGACTGAGAAGGTCAGCGGCTCTATGTCCAATTCCAATCGTCATAATCCTGAATCTGTCATTGATCCTGTTGAGGAGTCCCATCTGTCTTCTACTGTTGCTAAGCATAAAGAGGGTAATCTTCCCCCATCTATTTGGAGAAGGCTGGATGAACTTGAAAAGAAGGTAGGAATGCAACATGAAAGGCCTGCTGCAATTCCACGTGAGAAGGAAGAGCTGCTGAATGCTGCTATTTCCCGCATAGATGCATTAGAGGCAGAGCTAATTGCCACTAAAAAG GCGCTGTTTGAATCGTTGATGAGGCAAGAAGAAATTATTGCGTATATCGATGCGGCCAAATATAAG AAGAAGTGCTGGTGA
- the LOC115727373 gene encoding phosphatidylinositol/phosphatidylcholine transfer protein SFH6-like isoform X2, with amino-acid sequence MSGSLERGYEGISDAHEEKRELKWDLESFGEERRTRMGSLKKKAINASQKFRQSLSVKRRGERKSNNSQVIYSPIEDVRDVEEQKIVDEFRQALISDGFLPPRHDNYHMLLRFLKARKFDIEKARLMWTEMIQWRKDFGTDTILEDFQFREKNEVLQYYPQTYHGVDKDGRPIYIERLGKVNPDKLMQVTTMDRYVRYHVQEFEKTVAFKFPACSVAAKKQIDSSTTILDVKGIGLKHFTKQARELIMRLQKIDSDYYPETLSRMFIINAAPGFKLLWNTVKSFLDPTTISKIHVLSDKYRSKLLEVIDASELPDFLGGGCTCADQGGCMRSDKGPWKDPCILKIVLDGRALPDRHTTMGKNINEEVASCDTLVRPLINDGTSAAAASGSEVDDIASPRAERSYVVPDVTPFTEEAKMTSNGTSVGNLSGYDESRPMIDEAVVQGSGKTDSLSGGGTYTQVHAALVACFMLVLAFFRSVAYHLTEKVSGSMSNSNRHNPESVIDPVEESHLSSTVAKHKEGNLPPSIWRRLDELEKKVGMQHERPAAIPREKEELLNAAISRIDALEAELIATKKALFESLMRQEEIIAYIDAAKYKKKCW; translated from the exons ATGTCCGGCTCGCTCGAGCGTG GTTATGAGGGGATCTCTGATGCCCatgaggaaaagagagaactgAAGTGGGATCTCGAAAGTTTTGGAGAGGAGCGGCGGACAAGGATGGGCAGtctgaaaaagaaagcaatcaATGCGTCTCAAAAGTTCAGACAGTCTCTCTCCGTCAAGAGAAGGGGCGAGAGGAAAAGCAATAATAGCCAAGTTATATACTCCCCAATCGAGGATGTCCGGGATGTTGAGGAGCAAAAGATTGTTGATGAATTTCGACAGGCGCTGATTTCGGATGGGTTTCTACCTCCAAGACACGATAATTATCATATGCTTTTGAG ATTCCTGAAAGCAAGGAAATTTGACATCGAGAAAGCAAGACTTATGTGGACTGAAATGATTCAATGGAGGAAGGACTTTGGAACTGACACGATTTTGGAG GATTTTCAGTTCagagagaaaaatgaagttCTACAGTATTACCCTCAGACATATCATGGGGTAGATAAAGACGGAAGACCTATTTATATTGAGAGACTCGGAAAAGTCAACCCTGATAAGCTTATGCAAGTGACTACTATGGATCGCTATGTTAGATACCATGTTCAGGAGTTTGAGAAAACTGTTGCCTTTAAGTTCCCAGCTTGCTCTGTTGCTGCAAAGAAGCAAATAGACTCAAGTACAACCATTTTGGATGTTAAGGGCATC GGTCTTAAGCACTTTACAAAACAAGCACGTGAACTCATCATGCGGTTACAGAAGATTGACAGTGATTACTACCCTGAA ACGCTCTCCAGAATGTTCATCATTAACGCTGCTCCTGGTTTCAAGCTTCTCTGGAACACAGTGAAGTCTTTTCTTGATCCCACGACGATTTCAAAGATTCAT GTTCTTAGTGACAAATATCGAAGCAAATTACTTGAAGTAATTGATGCAAG TGAGTTGCCAGATTTTCTTGGCGGTGGCTGTACTTGTGCTGACCAAGGTGGCTGCATGAGATCGGACAAGGGTCCCTGGAAAGATCCCTGCATATTAAAG ATAGTGCTTGATGGCCGAGCACTACCTGACAGACATACAACAATGGGCAAGAACATTAATGAGGAGGTTGCTTCTTGTGATACCCTGGTCCGTCCCCTG ATAAATGATGGTACGTCAGCTGCAGCAGCATCAGGATCTGAGGTGGATGATATTGCTTCTCCCAGAGCAGAAAGAAGCTATGTTGTCCCAGATGTGACTCCTTTCACTGAAGAA GCAAAGATGACAAGTAACGGAACTTCTGTGGGTAACTTATCTGGATATGATGAAAGTAGGCCTATGATTGACGAGGCTGTAGTCCAGGGTTCAGGGAAGACAGACAGCCTTTCTGGAG GAGGAACCTATACTCAGGTCCATGCTGCGCTAGTGGCCTGCTTTATGCTTGTCCTGGCTTTTTTCCGTTCGGTCGCATACCATTTGACTGAGAAGGTCAGCGGCTCTATGTCCAATTCCAATCGTCATAATCCTGAATCTGTCATTGATCCTGTTGAGGAGTCCCATCTGTCTTCTACTGTTGCTAAGCATAAAGAGGGTAATCTTCCCCCATCTATTTGGAGAAGGCTGGATGAACTTGAAAAGAAGGTAGGAATGCAACATGAAAGGCCTGCTGCAATTCCACGTGAGAAGGAAGAGCTGCTGAATGCTGCTATTTCCCGCATAGATGCATTAGAGGCAGAGCTAATTGCCACTAAAAAG GCGCTGTTTGAATCGTTGATGAGGCAAGAAGAAATTATTGCGTATATCGATGCGGCCAAATATAAG AAGAAGTGCTGGTGA